A portion of the Paenibacillus marchantiae genome contains these proteins:
- a CDS encoding nitroreductase family protein, whose protein sequence is MSSIENNETLRVINERHAVKKYESGFVMPEADLNAILTAASEAPSSWNLQHWKFLVIESEADKAKLLPIAYGQSQITDSSVTIAVLGDLEANRNAVIYDQAVEAGAIPAEVRDALVGQINGAYKNPQIARDEAIRNASFASQNIMLAARSLGYDTCPMGGYNPQQLIETFNIPARYLPTLLITVGKAAVPARPAGRFPLSEVVVKGSF, encoded by the coding sequence ATGTCCAGCATTGAAAACAATGAAACACTTCGCGTGATTAACGAACGTCACGCTGTCAAAAAGTACGAAAGTGGTTTTGTTATGCCTGAAGCAGATCTGAACGCTATCCTGACTGCCGCTTCCGAAGCACCGTCTTCATGGAACCTGCAGCACTGGAAATTCCTCGTGATCGAATCCGAAGCAGACAAAGCCAAGTTGCTGCCAATCGCTTACGGCCAAAGTCAAATCACAGACAGCTCCGTTACGATCGCTGTACTCGGAGATTTGGAAGCAAACCGCAACGCCGTGATTTATGATCAGGCTGTTGAAGCAGGTGCGATCCCGGCTGAAGTTCGTGACGCATTGGTTGGACAGATCAACGGTGCTTACAAAAATCCGCAAATCGCCCGTGACGAAGCAATCCGCAATGCATCTTTTGCTTCACAGAACATTATGCTTGCTGCACGTTCCCTGGGATATGATACTTGCCCAATGGGTGGTTACAACCCGCAACAATTGATCGAAACATTCAACATCCCTGCGCGTTATTTACCAACGTTGTTGATCACTGTAGGTAAAGCTGCAGTACCAGCTCGTCCGGCAGGTCGTTTCCCGCTGTCCGAAGTTGTTGTTAAAGGTTCTTTCTAA
- a CDS encoding MerR family transcriptional regulator, with amino-acid sequence MIEEVGATTETAKSLGIGASTLRKYAAALEEQGYRFERSANKSRLFKSDDIECIERLMTELREHNLPLADAVVTVLTPDVPVMVMEEASVAECAATVMPAIFPEEPELTGALRSYEGLGQLVSEVTYGAVGQQDDQVQLLQHRVDELELTLQHLADTHLALQEQMEKQRLWMNEKLEEERDRELVTNLRSFQGRKRKPKGTSLRMLFGLLPKKHKEA; translated from the coding sequence ATGATTGAAGAAGTAGGAGCAACGACGGAAACGGCCAAGAGCCTGGGCATTGGTGCCAGTACTCTTCGTAAATATGCGGCAGCGCTTGAGGAACAAGGGTATCGATTCGAGCGTTCCGCCAACAAATCCAGATTGTTCAAGTCGGACGATATCGAGTGCATCGAACGCCTGATGACAGAACTTAGGGAACATAACCTGCCACTTGCAGATGCTGTGGTGACCGTACTGACTCCAGACGTGCCTGTGATGGTAATGGAGGAGGCCTCAGTGGCAGAATGTGCGGCAACAGTGATGCCTGCAATATTTCCTGAGGAACCTGAACTAACTGGAGCATTGAGATCTTATGAAGGTCTGGGACAACTGGTGAGTGAAGTGACTTACGGTGCTGTCGGACAGCAGGATGATCAGGTCCAGCTGCTGCAGCATCGGGTGGACGAACTAGAGTTAACGCTGCAGCATCTGGCGGATACCCATCTTGCTCTCCAGGAGCAGATGGAGAAGCAGCGCCTATGGATGAATGAGAAGCTGGAAGAGGAGCGAGACCGTGAACTGGTCACCAATCTGCGCAGCTTCCAGGGAAGAAAACGCAAACCCAAAGGAACATCGCTTCGAATGTTGTTCGGGCTGCTGCCCAAAAAGCACAAAGAAGCCTGA
- a CDS encoding TetR-like C-terminal domain-containing protein — protein sequence MALMSAQQLRLALTEASVGRSGDEAIQEVAAAYIGFVRKHPGLYEAFFHAPDRQEPQLVVESTAALDLLLRLLQPYTLSEAETLHAVRGLRSLCHGFASMGEKGGFGMNFDPDESLQLSVAAFLNGLQHLHS from the coding sequence ATGGCGTTGATGTCCGCACAGCAGCTCAGGCTTGCATTAACTGAGGCTTCTGTCGGCCGTTCGGGTGACGAAGCCATTCAGGAGGTCGCTGCTGCATATATCGGCTTCGTCCGCAAGCATCCAGGGCTGTACGAAGCCTTTTTCCATGCCCCGGACCGTCAGGAACCGCAGCTCGTTGTGGAGAGTACAGCTGCCCTAGATCTGCTGCTCCGCCTGTTGCAGCCCTATACGCTAAGTGAAGCGGAAACGCTCCATGCCGTTCGCGGTTTACGCAGTCTTTGCCACGGCTTCGCCTCCATGGGTGAGAAGGGTGGCTTCGGTATGAACTTTGACCCGGATGAGAGCCTGCAACTGTCCGTGGCCGCTTTCCTGAATGGGTTGCAACATCTTCATTCATAA
- a CDS encoding Rrf2 family transcriptional regulator, with the protein MNSEFTIAVHCLVFLSMKDECMANSEDLSQSVGTHPARVRKVLSVLRKHGYLTTKEGAHGGYLLSRPSEEIKLGELYRLVAGGSLGPSWCSGESGSTCVVSSNMQDVMGSIYDGGEEALSAYFDRISIEDVKHRIGNGEECSLSMEPLAMKDRS; encoded by the coding sequence ATGAACAGTGAATTTACCATTGCTGTGCACTGTCTGGTCTTTCTGTCCATGAAGGATGAGTGTATGGCCAATAGTGAAGACTTGTCTCAAAGTGTTGGTACGCATCCAGCCAGAGTACGCAAGGTGCTTAGTGTGCTGCGGAAGCATGGATACCTGACCACCAAGGAAGGTGCCCACGGTGGATATCTGCTCAGCCGTCCGAGTGAAGAAATCAAGCTTGGAGAACTGTACAGACTGGTAGCAGGTGGATCACTTGGTCCCAGCTGGTGTTCGGGAGAATCCGGTTCAACGTGCGTTGTTTCTTCCAATATGCAGGATGTGATGGGAAGTATCTACGATGGAGGCGAAGAAGCATTAAGCGCTTATTTTGACCGTATATCCATTGAGGATGTGAAGCATCGTATCGGTAATGGGGAAGAATGTTCTTTGTCTATGGAACCCTTGGCCATGAAGGATAGGTCGTGA
- a CDS encoding rhamnogalacturonan lyase, whose amino-acid sequence MGKRSLWKRTLRTAGVSLLSSALLVTSLGLGDTSVTHAAGARQMEFLDRGVVAVKTGTGVFVSWRLLGTEGSNVSFNVYRDGTKVNASPITNSTNLQDTSGTSSSKYTVRAVVSGTEQAASTAASVWGNNYLSVPLSVPAGGTTPDGVAYTYSANDASAGDVDGDGEYELIVKWDPSNSKDNSQSGYTGEVFIDAYKLNGTRLWRISLGKNIRAGAHYTQFMVYDLDGDGKAEVAMKTADGTKDGTGIVIGDASKDYRNSSGYVLSGPEFLTIFNGQTGKALSTVNYEPARGNVSDWGDNYGNRVDRFLAAIAYLDGERPSLVMARGYYTRTVLVAYNWRDGQLAKQWTFDSNTSGNSGYAGQGNHNLSVADVDGDGKDEIVYGAMAVDDNGKGLYTTGLHHGDAMHLSDLDPDRAGLEVFQVHETASNAGVEFRDARTGQLIWGIPTTKDIGRGMAADIDPRYKGAEVWADGGLYTAKGQKIGTTLPSSTNFGIWWDGDLLRELLDSNRIDKWDYANSQTVNLLTASGVSSNNGTKSTPNLQADLFGDWREEVVWRTNDSSALRIYTTTAVTDKRIYTLMHDPVYRLGVAWQNVAYNQPPHTGFYLGDSMSTPPVPNIRYAGK is encoded by the coding sequence ATGGGAAAACGATCGTTATGGAAGCGTACATTGCGGACCGCAGGTGTGTCACTGCTGAGTTCTGCGCTACTGGTTACTTCGCTGGGTCTTGGAGACACGTCGGTCACTCATGCTGCGGGTGCCCGTCAGATGGAGTTTCTGGACCGAGGTGTAGTTGCAGTGAAGACAGGCACAGGTGTGTTCGTTAGCTGGCGGCTTCTGGGTACGGAAGGGTCGAATGTATCGTTTAATGTCTATCGGGATGGAACCAAGGTAAACGCATCGCCCATAACGAACAGCACCAACCTCCAGGATACAAGCGGGACAAGCAGTTCCAAATATACGGTTCGAGCCGTAGTCAGTGGAACCGAACAGGCTGCTTCGACGGCAGCGAGCGTATGGGGAAATAATTATTTGTCTGTACCTCTCAGTGTACCCGCAGGAGGCACAACACCGGATGGTGTAGCCTACACGTACAGTGCCAATGATGCGAGTGCAGGCGATGTGGACGGGGACGGCGAGTATGAACTGATTGTAAAGTGGGACCCGTCCAACTCCAAGGATAATTCCCAAAGCGGCTACACGGGTGAAGTATTTATCGATGCCTACAAATTGAATGGAACACGCTTATGGCGTATCAGTCTGGGTAAAAATATCCGTGCGGGTGCCCATTACACCCAGTTCATGGTGTACGATCTGGACGGAGATGGCAAGGCCGAAGTGGCGATGAAAACGGCTGATGGCACCAAGGATGGTACGGGCATAGTCATCGGGGATGCCAGCAAGGATTATCGTAACTCCAGCGGATACGTTCTGTCCGGACCGGAGTTCCTTACGATCTTCAATGGACAGACCGGCAAAGCACTTTCCACGGTGAACTACGAACCGGCGCGCGGTAATGTGTCCGATTGGGGAGACAACTATGGCAACCGGGTCGATCGGTTCCTTGCTGCGATTGCGTATTTGGATGGGGAGCGGCCCAGTCTGGTCATGGCGCGTGGATACTACACCCGAACCGTGCTGGTGGCGTACAACTGGCGGGATGGACAACTAGCAAAGCAGTGGACGTTTGACTCCAACACGTCAGGTAATTCAGGTTATGCTGGGCAAGGTAATCATAATCTGAGTGTGGCGGACGTAGATGGCGATGGCAAAGACGAAATCGTTTACGGAGCGATGGCGGTGGATGATAACGGCAAAGGACTCTATACGACAGGGCTTCATCATGGGGATGCAATGCATCTCAGTGATCTGGACCCGGATCGTGCAGGACTTGAAGTATTTCAGGTGCATGAGACAGCATCCAATGCCGGAGTGGAATTCCGTGATGCGCGTACAGGTCAGTTGATCTGGGGCATACCTACGACAAAAGATATTGGACGCGGCATGGCAGCCGATATCGATCCACGTTATAAGGGTGCTGAAGTCTGGGCAGATGGTGGTTTGTATACAGCCAAAGGGCAGAAAATTGGGACAACCCTGCCTTCCTCCACGAATTTTGGTATCTGGTGGGATGGTGACCTGCTCCGCGAATTGCTGGACAGCAACCGAATTGATAAATGGGACTACGCCAATAGCCAAACGGTTAATCTGTTGACGGCATCCGGTGTTTCTTCCAATAATGGAACGAAATCCACACCGAATCTGCAGGCTGACCTGTTCGGCGACTGGAGAGAAGAAGTGGTATGGCGGACCAATGACAGCTCTGCACTGCGTATCTACACGACAACAGCCGTTACGGACAAACGGATCTACACCCTGATGCATGATCCGGTATACCGTCTTGGCGTAGCTTGGCAAAATGTAGCCTATAACCAACCGCCACACACGGGCTTTTATTTGGGAGATAGCATGAGCACGCCTCCCGTACCGAATATCCGGTACGCTGGCAAATAA
- a CDS encoding CcdC family protein, translating into MAQISPSYLQIGATLGMLVMALLAIFIRMKASHRPVTIRKILIPPLGMSTGFLMFVVPQTHVPLLWAIIALLVGWFIFSYPLIRSTRFERVNEEIFATRSRSFAFILLGLLAIRLILHEVIQRYVSIPQTGGLFFLLAFGMIVRWRVYMYKHYKEVVAAES; encoded by the coding sequence GTGGCTCAAATCAGTCCGTCTTACCTTCAGATCGGTGCAACTCTGGGTATGCTCGTCATGGCCCTGCTTGCCATTTTTATTCGAATGAAAGCCAGCCATCGTCCGGTAACCATTCGCAAAATACTTATTCCCCCGCTGGGAATGAGCACGGGTTTTCTCATGTTTGTTGTACCCCAGACACATGTCCCGCTTCTATGGGCAATTATCGCGCTGTTGGTGGGCTGGTTTATATTCTCGTACCCCCTCATTCGCAGTACTCGCTTTGAAAGAGTTAATGAAGAAATTTTCGCCACACGTTCACGAAGCTTCGCGTTCATTCTGCTTGGATTGCTGGCAATACGTCTAATCCTGCATGAAGTCATTCAGCGTTATGTGAGCATTCCTCAAACGGGTGGATTGTTCTTCCTTCTGGCCTTCGGTATGATCGTACGCTGGAGGGTATATATGTACAAGCACTATAAGGAAGTTGTTGCTGCGGAATCTTAG
- a CDS encoding lactonase family protein, giving the protein MEPTATNEAFFYTGTYASAEQPGIFLCALNKETGELRIVNHMDGVDNPSYLALSPDGNGLYVVSETDEGEVLVYRRDAATGELHLMDRKLTKGASPCYVSVTEDGKWVLTSNYSSGSVNVFPVGDQGTLEEMSALIEHTGRGQNDDRQEGPHAHSIQPDPSGQYAVVCDLGLDQIIVYRQEEGRLVTHREMNQPPGSGPRHLVFHPSSKWAYVINELSNTVTAFMYDQRRGEFTTLQHITTLPEGHSGEGTGADIRVSPCGRFLYASNRGDDSIVLYHIDQESGELEAIEWTSTIGQTPRNFNLLPGGILLVANQDSNNLVAFQINGEDGRLTHNGFKLEIPRPVCIAPVV; this is encoded by the coding sequence ATGGAACCGACAGCAACGAATGAAGCTTTTTTCTATACAGGTACTTATGCATCAGCAGAACAGCCGGGGATTTTTCTATGTGCGTTAAACAAGGAAACAGGCGAGTTGCGGATTGTAAATCATATGGATGGGGTGGATAATCCATCCTATCTGGCTTTATCTCCGGATGGGAATGGTCTGTACGTGGTAAGTGAGACAGATGAGGGAGAGGTGCTGGTCTATCGCAGGGATGCCGCAACGGGTGAGCTGCACTTGATGGATCGCAAGTTAACGAAGGGCGCTTCGCCTTGTTATGTGTCTGTCACGGAGGACGGCAAGTGGGTGCTGACTTCGAACTACAGCAGTGGTAGTGTGAACGTATTCCCGGTAGGAGATCAAGGCACGCTGGAAGAGATGAGTGCGTTGATTGAGCATACAGGAAGAGGGCAGAATGATGACCGTCAAGAAGGGCCGCACGCCCACTCCATTCAACCAGACCCTTCGGGTCAGTATGCCGTTGTCTGTGATCTGGGTCTGGATCAGATTATTGTTTATCGTCAGGAAGAAGGTCGCCTGGTAACGCATCGTGAGATGAATCAGCCTCCAGGCTCTGGACCGAGACATCTCGTCTTCCACCCAAGCTCGAAATGGGCCTATGTGATTAATGAATTGAGTAACACCGTTACGGCATTCATGTATGATCAACGCAGAGGTGAGTTCACTACGTTGCAGCATATCACCACACTGCCTGAAGGACATTCTGGTGAAGGTACGGGAGCGGATATCCGTGTGTCCCCATGTGGCCGTTTCCTGTATGCTTCCAATCGTGGGGACGACAGCATTGTGCTGTATCACATTGACCAGGAATCCGGTGAGCTGGAGGCTATAGAGTGGACTTCCACTATCGGTCAGACTCCGCGTAACTTCAATCTGCTTCCCGGTGGTATTCTGCTGGTTGCCAATCAGGACAGCAACAACCTCGTTGCTTTTCAGATTAATGGTGAAGATGGACGTCTAACACACAACGGATTCAAGCTGGAGATACCCCGCCCAGTGTGTATTGCTCCGGTAGTATAA
- the map gene encoding type I methionyl aminopeptidase gives MITLKTKEQIELMKKAGEILAACHREIAGMIRPGITTQEIDQFAEAFMKKNGATPEQKGYNGYQYATCASVNDVICHGFPGKYVLQDGDIVTIDMVVNLNGWLADSAWSYAVGQVTPEAQHLLDVTKTSLYKGIELAVIGNRIGDISNAIQTYAEGEGLSVVREFIGHGIGEKMHEEPQVPHYGPPHRGPRLKEGMVITIEPMLNIGTYRSKLDSDGWTARTQDGSLSAQYEHTIAITADGPVILTAQ, from the coding sequence ATGATTACGTTGAAGACCAAAGAACAAATCGAACTTATGAAGAAGGCTGGAGAAATTCTTGCCGCATGCCATAGAGAAATTGCTGGAATGATCCGTCCAGGGATCACGACACAGGAAATTGATCAGTTTGCAGAAGCTTTTATGAAGAAAAATGGCGCTACACCGGAACAAAAGGGATACAACGGATACCAATATGCGACATGTGCGTCGGTTAATGATGTGATCTGTCATGGATTTCCAGGAAAATATGTACTGCAGGATGGAGACATCGTTACGATTGATATGGTCGTGAATCTGAACGGCTGGCTGGCCGATTCCGCTTGGTCGTATGCGGTGGGTCAGGTGACTCCAGAAGCACAACATTTGTTGGACGTTACCAAAACATCTCTCTACAAAGGGATTGAACTGGCTGTGATCGGCAACCGGATCGGTGATATCTCCAATGCGATTCAGACGTATGCAGAAGGTGAAGGTCTATCGGTTGTCCGTGAATTTATCGGTCATGGGATCGGCGAGAAAATGCATGAGGAACCACAGGTGCCTCACTACGGCCCACCACACCGTGGTCCACGTCTCAAGGAAGGCATGGTTATTACCATTGAGCCGATGCTGAACATTGGTACGTACCGTAGCAAGCTGGACTCGGATGGTTGGACAGCACGTACTCAGGATGGAAGTCTGTCTGCCCAATATGAGCATACGATTGCCATTACAGCAGATGGTCCTGTCATTCTGACTGCTCAATAA
- a CDS encoding MBL fold metallo-hydrolase, with protein MRITREHDVVQVSFLPRLFPVNVYLVEEKEGYTLIDAGMPFSLKGILATAQSLGKPIIRIILTHAHGDHVGALDGLKEALPEAEVCISRRDAPLLGGDASLLPGEPQTPVRGSVPKAISTRPDRLLDDGDRIGSLVAIATPGHTPGHMAFMDTRSRVLIAGDAYQLHGGLAVSGRLRPLFPFPALATWNRELALASAKRLAELEPSVLAVGHGRMLRQPAAAMHAATADAEQRLRPAGGQL; from the coding sequence ATGCGAATTACACGTGAGCATGATGTTGTCCAAGTTTCATTCCTTCCACGCCTCTTCCCTGTGAACGTATATCTTGTTGAAGAAAAAGAGGGGTATACCCTTATTGATGCCGGAATGCCATTCAGTCTCAAGGGGATTTTGGCTACTGCACAATCCTTGGGCAAACCAATTATCAGAATTATTCTGACTCACGCCCATGGTGACCATGTTGGTGCACTGGATGGTCTTAAGGAGGCGCTGCCTGAAGCCGAGGTCTGCATCTCAAGAAGAGATGCCCCACTGCTTGGCGGAGACGCCTCCCTGCTTCCCGGCGAGCCACAGACTCCGGTACGCGGCAGTGTACCCAAAGCGATCAGCACCCGGCCGGATCGCTTGCTCGATGACGGCGACCGGATCGGATCCCTGGTCGCAATTGCTACCCCAGGCCATACGCCGGGCCATATGGCCTTCATGGATACGCGCAGCCGCGTGCTCATCGCTGGCGACGCGTATCAGCTGCACGGCGGCCTCGCCGTATCCGGCCGCCTGCGCCCGCTCTTTCCGTTCCCCGCGCTGGCGACGTGGAACCGTGAACTTGCTCTTGCCAGCGCCAAGCGCCTGGCTGAGCTGGAGCCGTCCGTGCTCGCTGTAGGGCACGGACGAATGCTGCGTCAGCCCGCCGCGGCCATGCACGCAGCTACGGCAGACGCAGAGCAACGGCTGCGCCCTGCCGGGGGACAACTTTGA
- a CDS encoding L-lactate dehydrogenase, with translation MLGKSGKVAVIGAGLVGSSCAYSMINQSICREIMMVDRTYDRAVAQALDFSHCMDFTHNRTKVYAGTYADCGSMDVIVLTAGANPKPGQTRLDILEEAESIAKDIVVPIMNSGFRGIFVVAANPVDIVTYMVWKLSGLPRERVIGTGTSIDSSRLKTLLSEVFSIDPRSVHGYALGEHGESQFVAWSHVTIGGKPIMHIMEQHKERFKHLDLEDIARKTKDAGWEIFTRKGSTQFGIGNALAHITRSILNDEHKIIAVSAILDGEYGQNNVCAGVPAIIGGDGIQEIIELNLDASEREKFERSCEVLSGNINRLTLV, from the coding sequence GTGTTAGGCAAATCAGGTAAAGTAGCGGTGATCGGGGCGGGACTTGTCGGTTCAAGTTGTGCATATTCCATGATTAATCAATCGATATGCAGAGAAATTATGATGGTTGACCGGACGTATGACCGTGCGGTTGCACAGGCGCTGGATTTTTCCCATTGCATGGACTTCACACATAACCGCACGAAGGTATACGCTGGCACTTATGCAGATTGCGGCAGCATGGACGTCATAGTCCTGACTGCCGGAGCGAATCCGAAGCCAGGGCAGACTCGTCTGGATATTCTGGAGGAAGCGGAGTCCATTGCCAAAGATATCGTTGTTCCTATCATGAATAGCGGATTCCGGGGGATTTTTGTCGTCGCGGCCAATCCGGTTGACATAGTAACTTATATGGTATGGAAGCTGTCCGGTCTTCCGCGTGAACGAGTCATCGGTACAGGTACGTCTATTGATTCCTCCCGGCTCAAAACGCTGTTGTCAGAGGTCTTCTCCATCGATCCACGCAGCGTGCATGGATATGCTCTCGGGGAACATGGGGAATCCCAGTTCGTGGCATGGTCCCATGTCACTATCGGAGGCAAACCGATTATGCACATTATGGAACAGCACAAGGAACGCTTCAAACATCTGGACCTGGAAGATATCGCCCGCAAAACGAAAGACGCCGGTTGGGAAATTTTCACTCGTAAAGGTTCCACCCAATTCGGAATCGGTAACGCACTCGCACATATTACCCGTTCGATTCTCAACGATGAACACAAGATCATTGCTGTCTCCGCAATTCTTGATGGAGAGTATGGACAGAACAACGTATGCGCAGGTGTTCCAGCCATTATTGGCGGGGATGGGATTCAGGAGATTATCGAGTTGAATTTGGATGCATCTGAACGTGAGAAATTCGAGCGTTCATGCGAAGTTTTGTCAGGTAACATCAATCGTCTTACCCTGGTTTGA
- a CDS encoding NADP-dependent oxidoreductase, with the protein MSENKQIVLASRPEGAPSREDFKFIDAPLPEPEAGQVLVRTLYLSVDPYMRGRMKDTKSYAPPYALNEVIKGGTIGQVVESSEPNLRKGDLVSGMWGWQQYAAVNTGDISLIDTEEAPITAYLGALGMTGLTAYFGMEDIGKPKDGETVVVSGAAGAVGMIAGQIAKIVGARVVGIAGSDEKCAYLKEKLGFDVVLNYKHEEDMSAAIERACPAGVDVYFDNVGGEISDAVLSHINRNARIPLCGQISSYNLEKPDIGMRPQTLLLTNTALMKGFLVGDYAKSFKEGRAKLAKWIKEGHLQFEENIVEGFDQTPEAFMGLFSGDNLGKQLVKVADPE; encoded by the coding sequence GTGTCTGAAAATAAACAGATCGTACTTGCGTCTCGTCCCGAAGGTGCCCCATCCAGAGAAGACTTTAAATTCATTGATGCACCCCTTCCTGAACCGGAAGCAGGACAAGTCCTGGTACGTACGCTATATTTGTCTGTAGATCCATACATGCGGGGCCGCATGAAAGATACAAAATCCTATGCCCCCCCCTATGCGTTGAATGAAGTGATCAAGGGCGGAACGATTGGGCAGGTGGTGGAGTCTTCGGAACCCAATCTGCGCAAAGGGGATTTGGTATCCGGCATGTGGGGCTGGCAGCAGTATGCAGCCGTAAATACGGGAGATATTTCCTTGATTGATACAGAAGAAGCTCCAATTACGGCTTACCTGGGTGCGCTGGGCATGACCGGTTTGACCGCTTATTTTGGCATGGAAGATATTGGTAAGCCGAAGGACGGCGAAACGGTGGTCGTATCGGGAGCAGCCGGAGCGGTAGGTATGATTGCGGGCCAGATCGCCAAGATTGTAGGTGCGCGTGTAGTCGGGATTGCAGGTTCTGACGAGAAGTGTGCTTACCTGAAAGAAAAACTGGGATTCGATGTGGTGTTGAACTATAAGCACGAAGAGGATATGTCTGCTGCCATTGAACGGGCTTGCCCGGCTGGCGTAGACGTTTATTTCGACAATGTTGGCGGTGAAATCTCCGATGCGGTACTAAGCCATATTAATCGGAATGCACGTATTCCACTCTGTGGACAGATTTCGTCATATAATTTGGAGAAGCCGGATATCGGCATGCGCCCGCAGACGTTACTATTAACGAATACAGCGTTGATGAAAGGTTTCCTGGTGGGTGATTATGCCAAGTCCTTTAAGGAAGGCCGTGCCAAACTAGCAAAATGGATCAAGGAAGGCCACTTACAGTTTGAAGAAAACATTGTGGAAGGTTTTGACCAGACACCGGAAGCATTTATGGGCCTCTTCTCTGGAGATAACTTAGGCAAACAGCTTGTAAAGGTTGCAGACCCTGAATAG
- a CDS encoding S-layer homology domain-containing protein: protein MKKNILATLTAGALLTLSLSAGPIHAAQAEFTDIQGIVGADKIESLHQDGLIKGVSDSLFKPEQELNTAQGIQLIADGLHLNLDTIRFIKQPLPSDYFSNVKDGVWYSDAFVRAQFNGIKMSNDIDPSKALTREQYTLFLMQGIEAKGGLPMINIKPVDITDEKELTPEFQGAVQRSLVLKINTLDAEGNFNPKETITRAEAAVMMYNAIEYLEDFNAPKIPETPEK from the coding sequence ATGAAAAAAAATATATTGGCTACATTAACAGCCGGAGCTTTACTTACCCTTTCTCTGAGCGCTGGTCCGATTCACGCCGCTCAAGCGGAATTCACTGATATTCAAGGTATTGTGGGGGCAGACAAGATTGAATCCCTACATCAGGATGGTTTAATCAAAGGCGTGAGTGATAGCTTGTTCAAACCGGAACAGGAACTAAACACAGCTCAGGGTATCCAGCTCATTGCAGATGGCCTCCATCTGAATTTGGACACGATTCGTTTTATCAAACAACCCCTGCCAAGTGACTACTTCTCCAACGTAAAAGATGGCGTATGGTACAGTGATGCTTTTGTCCGTGCCCAATTCAATGGCATTAAGATGTCCAACGATATCGATCCTTCCAAGGCGTTGACCCGTGAACAGTATACCCTTTTCTTGATGCAGGGCATTGAAGCCAAAGGCGGCCTGCCGATGATTAACATCAAACCTGTAGACATCACGGATGAAAAAGAGCTGACTCCAGAATTTCAAGGTGCTGTTCAACGTTCCCTTGTCTTGAAGATTAATACACTCGATGCAGAAGGCAACTTCAATCCGAAGGAAACGATTACCCGCGCCGAAGCTGCGGTTATGATGTATAACGCAATTGAGTATCTGGAAGATTTCAATGCACCGAAAATCCCGGAAACACCAGAGAAATAA
- a CDS encoding serine/threonine protein kinase, with protein MAGVGGPVELRRSWQRLLGLWTDRPRRKGTKIAGRYTIYDLLGMGSYGLTYLCTDEQTGNDVALKESKPSKGRLAVRLLDREADVMNRMDHSAIPKLLDVFTYRARSYIVTEYILGETLEQCIFEQGRKYTEQDCLELVKQLLAPIVHVHEQGYIHGDVRIPNVILRDGQVHLIDFGLARRMGEPLLPELKRRMRELPEPEDELAAPDQDLQDLGHFLLFMLYSAYEPEKGRKPASWQEELKLTPEVHDMLERLLGLRPGYEGGALELQADIDRVLIKLR; from the coding sequence ATGGCTGGCGTGGGAGGACCTGTGGAGCTGCGACGAAGCTGGCAAAGACTACTCGGCCTATGGACTGATCGTCCCCGGAGGAAAGGTACGAAGATCGCCGGGCGTTATACGATATATGACTTGCTTGGTATGGGAAGTTATGGACTGACATACCTATGTACCGATGAACAGACTGGCAATGATGTAGCGTTAAAAGAATCCAAACCCAGCAAGGGTAGACTCGCTGTACGGTTGCTGGACAGGGAGGCGGATGTGATGAATCGGATGGATCATTCGGCCATCCCTAAGTTGCTGGATGTGTTCACATACCGGGCGCGCAGTTACATTGTCACCGAGTATATCCTTGGGGAGACACTGGAACAGTGCATATTCGAGCAAGGCCGCAAATATACGGAACAGGATTGTCTGGAGCTGGTAAAGCAACTACTGGCTCCCATTGTGCATGTTCATGAGCAGGGATATATTCATGGGGATGTCCGTATTCCAAATGTCATTTTACGTGACGGGCAGGTGCATTTGATTGATTTTGGCCTGGCGCGGCGCATGGGGGAGCCGTTGTTGCCTGAGCTAAAACGCCGGATGCGTGAATTGCCCGAGCCTGAAGATGAACTGGCTGCGCCGGATCAGGATTTGCAGGATCTCGGTCATTTTCTTTTGTTCATGCTGTATTCCGCTTACGAGCCAGAGAAGGGCCGCAAACCGGCTAGTTGGCAGGAAGAACTCAAGCTTACGCCGGAAGTTCACGATATGCTGGAACGACTGCTTGGACTTCGTCCAGGCTATGAAGGTGGAGCGCTGGAATTACAGGCGGATATTGACCGTGTGCTGATAAAGTTGCGATGA